From the genome of Streptomyces sp. NBC_00659, one region includes:
- the murQ gene encoding N-acetylmuramic acid 6-phosphate etherase produces MTSMPNYGDLRAELETLTTEAFRPELSDIDRLSTLEIARLMNGEDMTVPAAVAAQLPLIAAAIDGIAERMARGGRLVYAGAGTAGRLGVLDASECPPTFNTDPSRVVGVIAGGPTAMVTSVEGAEDSRELAAADLDALALTADDTVVGVSASGRTPYAVGAVEHARKQGALTIGLSCNAHSALASAADHGIEVVVGPELLTGSTRLKSGTAQKLVLNMLSTITMIRLGKTYGNLMVDVRASNEKLRARSRRIVALATGASDEEIERALAATDGEVKNAILTILGGVDGPTAARLLEDSEGHLRAALAASAD; encoded by the coding sequence ATGACCTCCATGCCCAACTACGGCGATCTTCGAGCAGAGTTGGAGACGCTGACCACCGAGGCGTTCCGCCCCGAACTGTCCGACATCGACCGCCTGTCCACGCTGGAGATCGCGCGGCTCATGAACGGCGAGGACATGACGGTGCCGGCGGCCGTCGCCGCGCAGCTCCCGCTCATCGCCGCCGCGATCGACGGCATCGCGGAGCGCATGGCCCGCGGCGGCCGCCTCGTCTACGCGGGCGCCGGCACCGCGGGCCGCCTCGGCGTTTTGGACGCCTCGGAGTGCCCGCCCACCTTCAACACCGATCCCTCCCGGGTCGTCGGCGTGATCGCGGGCGGCCCGACCGCCATGGTCACCTCGGTCGAGGGCGCCGAGGACTCCCGGGAACTCGCGGCGGCCGACCTGGACGCGCTCGCCCTGACGGCCGACGACACCGTGGTCGGCGTCTCCGCCTCGGGCCGCACCCCGTACGCCGTCGGCGCGGTCGAGCACGCCCGCAAACAGGGCGCGCTCACGATCGGCCTGTCCTGCAACGCGCACAGCGCGCTCGCCTCCGCCGCGGACCACGGCATCGAGGTCGTGGTCGGCCCCGAACTGCTCACGGGCTCCACCCGGTTGAAGTCCGGCACCGCGCAGAAGCTCGTCCTCAACATGCTCTCGACGATCACGATGATCCGGCTCGGCAAGACGTACGGGAACCTGATGGTCGACGTACGGGCCTCGAACGAGAAACTGCGAGCCCGCTCCCGCCGCATCGTCGCCCTCGCCACCGGGGCCTCCGACGAGGAGATCGAGCGCGCGCTCGCCGCCACCGACGGCGAGGTGAAGAACGCCATCCTGACGATCCTCGGCGGCGTCGACGGGCCCACCGCCGCCCGCCTTCTGGAGGACTCGGAGGGCCATCTGCGCGCCGCGCTGGCGGCTTCGGCCGACTGA
- the groL gene encoding chaperonin GroEL (60 kDa chaperone family; promotes refolding of misfolded polypeptides especially under stressful conditions; forms two stacked rings of heptamers to form a barrel-shaped 14mer; ends can be capped by GroES; misfolded proteins enter the barrel where they are refolded when GroES binds): MAKIIAFNEEARRGLERGMNQLADAVKVTLGPKGRNVVLEKKWGAPTITNDGVSIAKEIELEDPYEKIGAELVKEVAKKTDDVAGDGTTTATVLAQALVREGLRNVAAGANPMALKRGIEKAVEAVSGALLEQAKDVETKEQIASTASISAADTQIGELIAEAMDKVGKEGVITVEESQTFGLELELTEGMRFDKGYISAYFATDMERMEAVLDDPYILIANSKIANVKDLLPLLEKVMQGGKPLLIIAEDVEGEALSTLVVNKIRGTFKSVAVKAPGFGDRRKAMLGDIAILTGGEVISEEVGLKLENAGLDLLGRARKVVITKDETTIVDGSGSADQVAGRVNQIRAEIENSDSDYDREKLQERLAKLAGGVAVIKAGAATEVELKERKHRIEDAVRNAKAAVEEGIVAGGGVALLQASSVFEKLELTGDEATGANAVRLALEAPLKQIAVNGGLEGGVIVEKVRNLPVGHGLNAATGEYVDMIAEGIIDPAKVTRSALQNAASIAALFLTTEAVIADKPEKAAAGGAPGGMPGGDMDF, from the coding sequence ATGGCCAAGATCATCGCGTTCAACGAGGAGGCACGGCGCGGTCTCGAGCGCGGGATGAACCAGCTCGCTGACGCCGTCAAGGTCACCCTCGGCCCCAAGGGCCGTAACGTCGTCCTCGAGAAGAAGTGGGGCGCCCCCACGATCACCAACGATGGTGTTTCCATCGCCAAGGAGATCGAGCTCGAGGACCCGTACGAGAAGATCGGCGCCGAGCTGGTCAAGGAAGTCGCCAAGAAGACGGACGACGTCGCCGGCGACGGTACGACCACGGCGACCGTGCTGGCCCAGGCGCTCGTGCGCGAGGGTCTGCGCAACGTCGCCGCCGGCGCCAACCCGATGGCCCTCAAGCGCGGTATCGAGAAGGCCGTCGAGGCCGTCTCCGGTGCCCTGCTGGAGCAGGCGAAGGATGTCGAGACCAAGGAGCAGATCGCTTCGACGGCCTCCATCTCCGCCGCCGACACCCAGATCGGCGAGCTCATCGCCGAGGCGATGGACAAGGTCGGCAAGGAAGGCGTCATCACCGTCGAGGAGTCCCAGACCTTCGGTCTGGAGCTGGAGCTCACCGAGGGTATGCGCTTCGACAAGGGCTACATCTCGGCGTACTTCGCCACCGACATGGAGCGTATGGAGGCCGTCCTCGACGACCCGTACATCCTGATCGCGAACTCCAAGATCGCGAACGTGAAGGACCTGCTCCCGCTCCTGGAGAAGGTCATGCAGGGCGGCAAGCCGCTGCTGATCATCGCCGAGGACGTCGAGGGCGAGGCCCTGTCGACCCTGGTCGTCAACAAGATCCGTGGCACCTTCAAGTCCGTCGCCGTCAAGGCTCCGGGCTTCGGTGACCGCCGCAAGGCCATGCTCGGCGACATCGCCATCCTCACGGGCGGCGAGGTCATCTCCGAGGAGGTCGGCCTCAAGCTGGAGAACGCGGGTCTGGACCTGCTGGGCCGTGCCCGCAAGGTCGTCATCACCAAGGACGAGACCACGATCGTCGACGGGTCCGGCTCCGCCGACCAGGTCGCCGGCCGTGTGAACCAGATCCGTGCCGAGATCGAGAACTCGGACTCGGACTACGACCGCGAGAAGCTCCAGGAGCGTCTGGCGAAGCTGGCCGGCGGCGTGGCCGTCATCAAGGCCGGTGCCGCCACCGAGGTCGAGCTCAAGGAGCGCAAGCACCGCATCGAGGACGCCGTTCGCAACGCGAAGGCGGCCGTCGAGGAGGGCATCGTCGCCGGTGGTGGCGTGGCCCTGCTCCAGGCTTCCTCGGTCTTCGAGAAGCTCGAGCTCACGGGTGACGAGGCGACCGGCGCCAACGCCGTGCGTCTCGCCCTGGAGGCCCCGCTCAAGCAGATCGCCGTCAACGGTGGTCTCGAGGGTGGCGTCATCGTCGAGAAGGTGCGCAACCTGCCCGTCGGCCACGGCCTGAACGCCGCGACCGGTGAGTACGTCGACATGATCGCCGAAGGCATCATCGACCCGGCGAAGGTGACGCGCTCTGCCCTGCAGAATGCCGCCTCCATCGCCGCGCTGTTCCTGACCACCGAGGCCGTCATCGCCGACAAGCCGGAGAAGGCCGCTGCCGGCGGTGCTCCGGGCGGCATGCCGGGCGGTGACATGGACTTCTGA
- a CDS encoding GNAT family N-acetyltransferase has translation MTDMGGDQIEEAVASCAALLRAAAGRDWDGVRAGRLEWSCRRTAEHIASDLIAYAGQLAGRAGTAYVPFKIAVDEGTGDAGVVDVIETTGALLAAAVRTTPREVRAFHPYPFRSANREGFAAMGVAEVLLHTHDIAEGLGLPYEPPAELCARVLATIFPHVRPEPDAPWSTLLWATGRGDLPGREPLTEWRWNNNLVIDTERLTLEGVTPAAAADLHTGGTGGFEWIEGGPFEGTRDASGMAVSAYEKGLHRPEWGIFVLVRREDGRAVGAMGFHGAPDEKERAEVGYDLAENARGQGYATEALRALAEYALARDDVKLLFATIDQDNASSQRVVARAGFTLVSEDLEQFGDELNDGEGSLRLYARDS, from the coding sequence ATGACAGACATGGGCGGGGATCAGATCGAGGAAGCCGTCGCGAGCTGTGCCGCGCTGCTGCGGGCGGCGGCCGGACGTGACTGGGACGGCGTACGGGCGGGACGGCTGGAGTGGAGCTGCCGGCGGACCGCCGAACACATCGCGAGTGATCTCATCGCGTACGCCGGGCAGTTGGCCGGGCGGGCCGGCACGGCGTACGTGCCGTTCAAGATCGCGGTGGACGAGGGCACCGGCGACGCTGGGGTCGTCGACGTGATCGAGACGACCGGCGCCCTGCTCGCCGCCGCCGTCCGCACGACCCCGCGCGAGGTGCGCGCCTTCCACCCGTACCCGTTCCGCAGCGCGAACCGCGAGGGCTTCGCCGCGATGGGGGTCGCCGAGGTCCTGCTGCACACGCACGACATCGCCGAGGGCCTCGGCCTGCCGTACGAGCCGCCGGCCGAGCTGTGCGCCCGGGTCCTCGCCACGATCTTCCCGCACGTGCGCCCCGAGCCCGACGCCCCGTGGAGCACGCTCCTGTGGGCCACCGGGCGCGGCGACCTGCCCGGCCGGGAACCGCTCACCGAGTGGCGCTGGAACAACAACCTGGTGATCGACACCGAGCGGCTCACCCTCGAGGGGGTCACCCCGGCCGCCGCGGCCGATCTGCACACGGGCGGCACCGGCGGCTTCGAGTGGATCGAGGGCGGCCCCTTCGAGGGCACCCGGGACGCCTCCGGGATGGCCGTGAGCGCCTACGAGAAGGGGCTGCACCGGCCGGAGTGGGGGATATTCGTGCTCGTGCGGCGCGAGGACGGGCGGGCGGTCGGCGCGATGGGCTTCCACGGCGCGCCCGACGAGAAGGAGCGCGCCGAGGTCGGCTACGACCTCGCGGAGAACGCCCGCGGCCAGGGGTACGCCACCGAGGCCCTGCGCGCCCTGGCCGAGTACGCCCTCGCCCGCGACGACGTCAAGCTCCTGTTCGCGACCATCGACCAGGACAACGCTTCCTCCCAACGCGTGGTCGCCCGCGCCGGATTCACCCTCGTGAGCGAGGACCTTGAGCAGTTCGGCGACGAACTGAACGACGGGGAGGGGTCGTTGCGGCTGTACGCCCGCGACAGCTGA
- a CDS encoding DUF397 domain-containing protein — MENNTPDREPRSAVWRKSSHSAGDGGDCLEVALAAGHPTHIPVRDSKKPGSVITFGAAAWGAFVGHLGTTG, encoded by the coding sequence ATGGAGAACAACACCCCTGATCGCGAACCACGTTCGGCGGTCTGGCGAAAGTCGAGCCACAGCGCAGGCGACGGCGGCGACTGCCTGGAAGTTGCCCTCGCTGCGGGCCACCCCACTCACATCCCCGTCCGGGACTCCAAGAAGCCCGGTTCCGTGATCACCTTCGGGGCCGCCGCCTGGGGCGCCTTCGTGGGCCACCTCGGTACCACCGGCTGA
- a CDS encoding cold-shock protein: MAQGTVKWFNAEKGYGFIAVDGGADVFVHYSAIQMDGYRTLEEGQRVEFEISQGQKGPQADMVKLAV; the protein is encoded by the coding sequence ATGGCTCAGGGCACCGTCAAGTGGTTCAACGCGGAGAAGGGGTACGGCTTCATCGCGGTCGACGGTGGTGCGGACGTCTTCGTGCACTACAGCGCGATTCAGATGGACGGCTACCGCACCCTTGAAGAGGGTCAGCGAGTGGAGTTCGAAATCTCGCAGGGCCAGAAGGGTCCGCAGGCGGACATGGTCAAACTCGCCGTCTGA
- a CDS encoding NADH:flavin oxidoreductase produces MTTDAATRAAEILSRPVSINGLTVPNRIAMAPMTRMFSPGGVPGEDVVGYYSRRAAAGVGLIVTEGTYVGHDSAGQSDAVPRFHGDEQLAGWAKVADAVHAAGGTIVPQLWHIGMVRKTGEPPFTDAPPVGPSGLYKEGAEVTGKSMTQQDLDDVIEAFAKAAADAERIGFDGVELHGAHGYLLDQFHWAGTNRREDAYGGDPVARTKFSAEIVAAVRAAVSPEFPVIFRYSQWKQQAYDARLAETPEELEAILAPLAAAGVDSFHASTRRYWVPEFDGSDLNLAGWTKKLTGKPTITVGSVGLDGDFIKAFAGEGSPVKGIDDLLDRMERDEFDLVAVGRALLQDPEWAAKVLAGRFEDLAPYDAAALGSLS; encoded by the coding sequence GTGACCACTGACGCCGCGACCCGCGCAGCCGAGATCCTGTCCCGTCCCGTCTCGATCAACGGCCTGACCGTCCCGAACCGGATCGCCATGGCCCCGATGACCCGGATGTTCTCGCCGGGCGGTGTACCGGGGGAGGACGTCGTCGGCTACTACTCCCGCCGCGCCGCCGCGGGCGTCGGCCTGATCGTCACCGAGGGCACCTACGTCGGCCACGACTCGGCCGGACAGAGCGACGCGGTGCCGCGCTTCCACGGCGATGAGCAGCTCGCCGGATGGGCGAAGGTCGCCGACGCCGTGCACGCGGCGGGCGGCACGATCGTCCCGCAGCTCTGGCACATCGGCATGGTCCGCAAGACGGGCGAGCCGCCCTTCACGGACGCCCCGCCCGTCGGCCCCTCCGGCCTCTACAAGGAGGGCGCCGAGGTCACCGGCAAGAGCATGACCCAGCAGGACCTCGACGACGTCATCGAGGCGTTCGCCAAGGCCGCCGCCGACGCCGAGCGCATCGGCTTCGACGGTGTCGAACTGCACGGCGCCCACGGCTACCTGCTCGACCAGTTCCACTGGGCCGGCACCAACCGGCGCGAGGACGCGTACGGCGGCGACCCGGTGGCCCGTACGAAGTTCTCGGCGGAGATCGTCGCCGCGGTGCGTGCCGCCGTCTCGCCCGAGTTCCCCGTCATCTTCCGCTACTCGCAGTGGAAGCAGCAGGCGTACGACGCCCGGCTCGCGGAGACCCCGGAGGAGCTGGAGGCGATCCTCGCCCCGCTCGCCGCGGCCGGAGTGGACTCCTTCCACGCCTCCACCCGCCGCTACTGGGTGCCCGAGTTCGACGGTTCCGACCTCAACCTCGCCGGCTGGACGAAGAAGCTGACGGGCAAGCCCACCATCACCGTCGGTTCGGTCGGCCTGGACGGCGACTTCATCAAGGCCTTCGCGGGCGAGGGCTCCCCGGTCAAGGGCATCGACGACCTCCTCGACCGCATGGAGCGCGACGAGTTCGACCTCGTCGCCGTCGGCCGCGCGCTGCTCCAGGACCCCGAGTGGGCGGCGAAGGTCCTGGCCGGCCGCTTCGAGGACCTGGCCCCGTACGACGCGGCGGCGCTGGGTTCCCTCAGCTGA
- a CDS encoding DUF4031 domain-containing protein yields MTVYIDPPTWPGHGRVWSHLISDVSYDELHAFADRLGAPPRAFERDHYDIPSHRYADAVAAGAVEVSSREVVRLLHGAGLRRRKRAR; encoded by the coding sequence GTGACCGTGTACATCGATCCGCCCACCTGGCCGGGCCACGGCCGGGTGTGGTCCCACCTGATCAGCGATGTCTCCTACGACGAACTCCATGCGTTCGCCGACCGGCTGGGCGCGCCCCCGCGGGCCTTCGAGCGCGACCACTACGACATCCCCTCGCACCGCTACGCCGACGCGGTCGCCGCCGGCGCGGTGGAGGTCAGCAGCCGTGAGGTCGTACGGCTGCTGCACGGGGCGGGGCTGCGACGGCGCAAGCGCGCGCGGTGA
- a CDS encoding helix-turn-helix domain-containing protein → MPGPKDLDPSTSPRAMIGAELRHARENAGLSQAELGEPLFVSGSFIGQLESGTRRLQLEYAVRIDEILGTKGFFERNCRALARSKYPDHFVEAAEAEAVATGIRHYLPLLIPGLLQTPAYAAALFRTYRPTACDAEIEELVATRMERTHLLDHPTTPLLWVILDEAAIHRPVGGPATMAMALRHTADLAHRHRVILQVLPFAAGAHAGMGGSLKLMEFRDAPPLCFIEGVDMGKLVDDPATVARHNLTFNLLQAAALSPQDSLALLETVTHAYEHGEQHP, encoded by the coding sequence ATGCCGGGCCCCAAGGACCTCGATCCGTCCACCTCCCCCCGCGCGATGATCGGCGCCGAGCTGCGGCACGCCCGCGAGAACGCCGGCCTCAGCCAGGCCGAACTGGGCGAGCCCCTCTTCGTCAGCGGTTCCTTCATCGGCCAACTGGAGTCGGGGACGCGCCGCTTGCAGCTCGAATACGCCGTCCGGATAGACGAGATCCTCGGGACGAAGGGCTTCTTCGAGCGCAACTGCAGGGCCCTGGCCAGGTCGAAGTACCCGGACCACTTCGTGGAGGCGGCGGAGGCGGAGGCGGTTGCCACGGGGATCAGGCACTACCTCCCTCTGCTCATCCCCGGCCTGCTGCAGACCCCGGCATATGCGGCAGCCCTGTTCCGTACCTACCGGCCGACCGCCTGCGACGCGGAAATCGAGGAGCTGGTGGCGACCCGCATGGAGCGCACCCACCTCCTGGACCATCCAACAACCCCCCTGTTGTGGGTGATCCTGGACGAGGCCGCGATTCACCGGCCGGTCGGCGGGCCTGCAACGATGGCGATGGCCCTCCGCCATACGGCGGACCTTGCACACCGCCACCGAGTCATCCTGCAGGTCCTGCCGTTCGCCGCCGGTGCGCATGCCGGGATGGGCGGCTCCTTGAAGCTCATGGAGTTCAGAGACGCTCCCCCGCTCTGCTTCATCGAGGGGGTCGACATGGGGAAGCTGGTGGACGACCCGGCGACGGTGGCACGCCACAACCTCACGTTCAACCTTCTCCAGGCAGCAGCCCTCTCGCCTCAGGATTCCCTGGCCCTGCTTGAGACGGTGACTCATGCTTACGAACATGGAGAACAACACCCCTGA
- the thrC gene encoding threonine synthase — MAAQTVASTTNSAEAVDLGPAAALSCRECGHRVPLGPVFACEECFGPLEIAYDFSAYETEELRKRIEAGPANIWRYAPLLPVPADVADKPNINPGWTKLVQADNLARELGVDAGKLFVKDDSGNPTHSFKDRVVAQAIEAARAFGFTTLSCSSTGNLAGAVGAAAARAGFRSCVFIPHDLEQGKVVMAAVYGGELVGIEGNYDDVNRFCSELIGDPAGEGWGFVNVNLRPYYAEGSKTLAYEICEQLGWKLPDQLVVPIASGSQLTKIDKGLQELIKLGLVEDRPYKIFGAQAEGCSPVSVAYKAGHDVVRPQKPDTIAKSLAIGNPADGPYVLDIARRTGGAVEDVNDEQIVDAIKLLARTEGIFAETAGGVTVGVTRKLIENGLLDPTLTTVVLNTGDGLKTLDAVASDTGLTATIRPNLDSFREAGLAS; from the coding sequence ATGGCTGCGCAGACAGTTGCAAGTACCACGAACTCCGCCGAAGCGGTGGACCTCGGCCCGGCCGCGGCGCTCTCCTGCCGCGAATGCGGGCACCGCGTCCCGCTCGGCCCGGTCTTCGCCTGCGAGGAGTGTTTCGGCCCGCTGGAGATCGCCTACGACTTCTCGGCCTACGAGACCGAAGAACTCCGCAAGCGCATCGAAGCGGGACCCGCGAACATCTGGCGCTACGCGCCGCTGCTGCCCGTCCCCGCGGACGTGGCGGACAAGCCCAACATCAACCCCGGCTGGACCAAGCTCGTGCAGGCCGACAACCTGGCCCGTGAGCTCGGTGTCGACGCCGGAAAGCTCTTCGTCAAGGACGACTCCGGCAACCCGACGCACTCCTTCAAGGACCGCGTCGTCGCCCAGGCCATCGAAGCGGCCCGCGCCTTCGGCTTCACCACCCTCTCCTGCTCCTCCACCGGCAACCTCGCCGGTGCCGTCGGCGCCGCGGCCGCCCGCGCCGGCTTCCGTTCCTGCGTGTTCATCCCGCACGACCTGGAGCAGGGCAAGGTCGTCATGGCCGCGGTCTACGGCGGCGAGCTCGTCGGCATCGAGGGCAACTACGACGACGTGAACCGCTTCTGCTCCGAGCTGATCGGCGACCCGGCCGGCGAGGGCTGGGGCTTCGTCAACGTCAACCTGCGGCCCTACTACGCCGAGGGCTCCAAGACCCTGGCGTACGAGATCTGCGAGCAGCTCGGCTGGAAGCTCCCCGACCAGCTCGTCGTGCCGATCGCCTCCGGATCCCAGCTCACGAAGATCGACAAGGGCCTCCAGGAGCTGATCAAGCTCGGGCTCGTCGAGGACAGGCCCTACAAGATCTTCGGAGCCCAGGCCGAGGGCTGCTCCCCGGTGTCCGTCGCCTACAAGGCCGGCCACGACGTCGTACGGCCGCAGAAGCCGGACACCATCGCCAAGTCGCTCGCCATCGGCAACCCGGCGGACGGGCCGTACGTGCTCGACATCGCGCGGCGCACCGGCGGTGCGGTGGAGGACGTGAACGACGAGCAGATCGTCGACGCGATCAAGCTGCTCGCGCGCACCGAGGGCATCTTCGCCGAGACGGCGGGCGGTGTGACCGTCGGCGTCACCCGCAAGCTGATCGAGAACGGTCTCCTCGACCCGACCCTCACCACGGTCGTGCTGAACACCGGCGACGGCCTCAAGACTCTGGACGCGGTGGCCTCGGACACCGGGCTGACCGCGACCATCCGCCCGAACCTCGACTCCTTCCGAGAGGCTGGCCTCGCATCATGA
- a CDS encoding MurR/RpiR family transcriptional regulator has protein sequence MTHDVKEIFAGEAPPAPAALAAKVRTLAPSMTRSMQRVAEAVAADPAGCAALTVTGLAELTGTSEATVVRTARLLGYPGYRDLRLALAGLAAQQQSGRAPAVTADIAVDDPIADVVAKLAYDEQQTLADTAAALDTVQLGAAVAAIATARRVDIYGVGASGLVAQDLLQKLLRIGLMAHAHSDPHLAVTGAVQLRAKDVAIAITHSGSTGDVIEPLRVAFEHGATTVAITGRPSGPVAQYADHVLTTSTARESELRPAAMSSRTSQLLVVDCLFVGVAQRTYETAAPALSASYEALAHRHSPRGGR, from the coding sequence GTGACCCATGACGTGAAGGAAATTTTCGCGGGTGAGGCACCGCCCGCCCCCGCGGCCCTCGCGGCCAAGGTGCGGACCCTCGCTCCCTCGATGACACGCTCCATGCAGCGGGTCGCCGAGGCCGTCGCCGCTGACCCGGCCGGCTGCGCGGCCCTCACGGTCACCGGACTCGCCGAGCTCACCGGCACCAGCGAGGCCACGGTCGTGCGCACGGCCCGCCTCCTCGGCTACCCCGGATACCGCGACCTGCGCCTCGCGCTCGCCGGGCTCGCCGCGCAGCAACAGTCGGGCCGGGCCCCCGCCGTCACCGCCGACATAGCGGTCGACGACCCCATCGCCGACGTCGTCGCCAAGCTCGCCTACGACGAGCAGCAGACCCTCGCCGACACCGCCGCCGCGCTCGACACGGTCCAGCTCGGCGCCGCCGTCGCCGCCATCGCCACCGCCCGCCGCGTCGACATCTACGGTGTCGGCGCGTCCGGGCTCGTCGCCCAGGATCTCCTGCAGAAACTCCTGCGGATCGGGCTCATGGCCCACGCGCACAGCGACCCGCACCTCGCGGTGACGGGCGCGGTGCAGCTGCGCGCCAAGGACGTGGCGATAGCCATCACGCACTCCGGCTCGACCGGCGACGTCATCGAACCGCTGCGGGTCGCCTTCGAGCACGGGGCGACGACGGTGGCGATCACCGGCCGCCCGAGCGGACCGGTCGCGCAGTACGCCGACCACGTCCTCACCACCTCGACCGCCCGGGAGAGCGAGCTGCGCCCGGCGGCCATGTCGTCGCGCACCAGCCAGCTCCTGGTGGTGGACTGTCTGTTCGTGGGGGTGGCCCAGCGCACCTACGAGACGGCGGCGCCCGCGCTGTCCGCCTCGTACGAGGCCCTGGCGCACCGCCACTCCCCGCGCGGCGGCCGCTAG
- a CDS encoding MoaD/ThiS family protein: MSVNVRIPTILRTYTGGAAEVTAEGTTLAEVISDLEKNHTGIAARVLDDQGKLRRFVNVYVNDDDVRFEQGLETATPDGVGVSIIPAVAGG; this comes from the coding sequence ATGAGCGTCAACGTCCGCATCCCCACCATCCTGCGCACCTACACCGGTGGCGCCGCCGAGGTGACGGCCGAGGGCACGACCCTCGCCGAGGTCATCAGCGACCTGGAGAAGAACCACACGGGCATCGCCGCGCGCGTCCTGGACGACCAGGGCAAGCTGCGCCGCTTCGTCAACGTGTACGTCAACGACGACGACGTGCGCTTCGAGCAGGGCCTGGAGACGGCGACTCCGGACGGTGTCGGCGTTTCGATCATTCCGGCCGTCGCCGGAGGCTGA
- a CDS encoding PTS transporter subunit EIIC has protein sequence MSTPDSITAAAILPLVGGPANVLTVAHCMTRLRLGLRDGGLVDEAGLRALPAVLGLVADGGSYQIVLGPGTVARVTPAFEALLASALSPLAPPGADPATAPATTPGAEPGAEAGAEPATTADRLALRGAELRASRSRRNATPFKLFLRRVADVFVPLIPALIGCGVIAGLNGLLINLGVLRGLTPALTAIAAGFMALIAVFVGFNTAKVFGGTPVLGGAVASVVVYAGVAKVTVLGVTLAPGQGGVLGALAAALLGTHVEKWCRRWVPPTLDVLVTPTLTVLLTGLVTLYALMYAAGELSAAIGTAAAWLLSTTGALAGLVLGALFLPLVMLGLHQALIPVHTTLIEQQGYTVLLPVLAMAGAGQVGAALAVYVRLRHDTSIRTTIRSALPAGLLGVGEPLIYGVSLPLGRPFVTACAGGAAGGAFIGFFSMLGDHVGSTAIGPSGVALFPLLSGNRGLAVTAAIYAGGLLTGYAVGFAATYFFGLGGALRNGPDGGLDRDTGGTSPARRSEQAAV, from the coding sequence GTGAGCACACCGGACTCCATCACAGCGGCGGCCATCCTCCCCCTCGTGGGCGGACCCGCGAACGTCCTCACCGTCGCCCACTGCATGACCCGGCTCCGGCTGGGTCTGCGGGACGGCGGTCTGGTGGACGAGGCGGGCCTGCGGGCCCTTCCCGCCGTCCTCGGCCTGGTCGCGGACGGCGGCTCGTACCAGATCGTGCTGGGCCCCGGCACGGTCGCCCGGGTGACGCCCGCCTTCGAGGCGCTGCTGGCGAGCGCTCTGTCACCCCTCGCCCCGCCCGGCGCGGACCCGGCCACCGCTCCGGCCACCACGCCGGGTGCCGAACCGGGTGCCGAAGCGGGTGCCGAACCGGCGACCACCGCGGACCGGCTCGCCCTGCGCGGCGCCGAGCTGCGGGCCTCCCGGTCCCGCCGCAACGCCACCCCCTTCAAGCTGTTCCTGCGGCGCGTCGCGGACGTCTTCGTGCCCCTGATCCCCGCCCTGATCGGCTGCGGGGTCATCGCCGGCCTCAACGGCCTGCTGATCAACCTCGGGGTACTGAGGGGTCTGACCCCCGCACTGACCGCCATCGCCGCCGGGTTCATGGCGCTGATCGCCGTCTTCGTGGGATTCAACACGGCCAAGGTGTTCGGCGGCACCCCGGTCCTGGGCGGCGCGGTGGCCTCGGTCGTCGTGTACGCGGGGGTCGCCAAGGTGACCGTCCTCGGGGTGACGCTCGCCCCCGGCCAGGGCGGTGTCCTCGGCGCCCTGGCCGCGGCCCTGCTCGGGACGCACGTGGAGAAGTGGTGCCGCCGCTGGGTCCCGCCGACCCTGGACGTCCTGGTCACCCCCACCCTCACCGTGCTGCTGACCGGCCTGGTCACGCTGTACGCGCTGATGTACGCGGCCGGTGAGCTCTCCGCCGCCATCGGCACCGCCGCCGCCTGGCTGCTCTCCACCACCGGCGCCCTCGCCGGGCTCGTCCTCGGCGCCTTGTTCCTCCCCCTGGTGATGCTGGGCCTGCACCAGGCCCTCATCCCCGTCCACACCACGCTCATCGAACAGCAGGGCTACACCGTCCTGCTGCCCGTGCTCGCCATGGCGGGCGCGGGCCAGGTGGGCGCCGCCCTCGCGGTCTACGTCCGGCTGCGCCACGACACCTCGATCCGTACGACGATCAGATCGGCGCTCCCGGCCGGACTCCTCGGCGTCGGCGAGCCCCTGATCTACGGCGTCTCCCTGCCCCTCGGCCGCCCCTTCGTCACGGCCTGCGCGGGCGGCGCGGCGGGCGGCGCCTTCATCGGCTTCTTCTCGATGCTGGGCGACCACGTCGGCTCGACGGCCATCGGACCCTCCGGCGTGGCCCTGTTCCCGCTGCTGTCCGGCAACCGGGGCCTCGCCGTCACCGCGGCGATCTACGCGGGCGGCCTGCTGACCGGGTACGCCGTCGGGTTCGCGGCCACCTACTTCTTCGGCCTCGGCGGCGCCCTCCGAAACGGTCCCGACGGCGGACTCGACCGTGACACCGGCGGCACGTCACCGGCCCGCCGGTCGGAACAGGCCGCCGTGTAG